One region of Miscanthus floridulus cultivar M001 chromosome 19, ASM1932011v1, whole genome shotgun sequence genomic DNA includes:
- the LOC136526642 gene encoding uncharacterized mitochondrial protein AtMg00810-like translates to MKKAFHMSDHGLLCFYLSVEVRQDATEIALRQTHYTKRILELGSMTGCNLAHTSMKEKLKLSRESMAEEVDPTHYWWLIRSLRYLVHTRSDITFVVEYMIRFMERPTMEHLAPDTAWFISYYDSNLVGDVDTNKSTTRTVFFLGDCFVSWQSLKQKVVALSSC, encoded by the exons ATGAAGAAAGCATTCCACATGAGCGACcacggcctcctctgcttctacctCAGCGTCGAAGTGCGCCAGGACGCCACCGAGATCGCCCTTCGCCAAACCCACTACACCAAGCGCATCCTCGAGCTCGGCAGTATGACAGGCTGCAATCTAGCCCACACCTCGATGAAGGAGAAGCTCAAGCTGAGTCGGGAGAGCATGGCGGAGGAGGTTGATCCAACCCATTATTGGTGGCTGATCAGGAgcttgcgctacctagtccatacCCGGTCGGACATCACGTTTGTCGTCGAGTACATGATCCGGTTCATGGAGCGGCCAACAATGGAGCATCT GGCCCCCGACACGGCGTGGTTCATCAGCTACTACGACAGCAACCTCGTCGGCGATGTGGATACCAACAAGAGCACAACCAGGACGGTGTTCTTTCTCGGTGATTGCTTTGTCAGCTGGCAGTCcctcaagcagaaggtggtggccctCTCAAGCTGTTAA